The following proteins come from a genomic window of Halomarina ordinaria:
- a CDS encoding glycosyltransferase, whose protein sequence is MQFAPTADRTFASYAPLLDDRTQRAIRERAGAVSDLTVCHVNTTASGGGVAEMLRSLVPLSTDLGVEADWQVMTAPDAFYEVTKAIHNGLQGDGASLTEAMEATYHETVAENAAAVERRYDVVVLHDPQTLGMVGHLAERFPETTFVWRCHIDLTDPAPETLAFFESDLERVDRVVVSRQEYARPLDTEATVIHPAIDPLAPKNRPLADLTGEAAAAADLDRYPVDPDRPLLVQVSRFDPWKDPLGVVEAYRLVAEDVPDVQLAFVGGMPDDDPEGQEIYDAVEGETADDESVHLLTDLPDAGVNAMQRAADVVLQKSLREGFALTVSEALWKRRPVVGTNVGGIPLQITDGENGYLVEPRDIEATAERCRRLLEDEALAERLGEGGRETVQRRFLLPRLLADYCELFADVTRAA, encoded by the coding sequence ATGCAGTTCGCTCCCACCGCAGACCGGACGTTCGCCTCGTACGCACCGCTCCTCGACGACCGGACGCAGCGTGCCATCCGCGAGCGGGCGGGGGCGGTCTCCGACCTGACGGTGTGTCACGTCAACACGACCGCGAGCGGCGGCGGGGTCGCGGAGATGCTCCGGTCGCTCGTGCCGCTCTCGACGGACCTCGGCGTCGAGGCCGACTGGCAGGTGATGACGGCGCCCGACGCGTTCTACGAGGTGACGAAGGCCATCCACAACGGCCTCCAGGGTGACGGGGCGTCGCTGACCGAGGCCATGGAGGCCACGTACCACGAGACCGTCGCCGAGAACGCCGCCGCCGTCGAGCGGCGGTACGACGTCGTCGTCCTCCACGACCCCCAGACGCTCGGGATGGTCGGCCACCTCGCGGAACGGTTCCCGGAGACGACGTTCGTCTGGCGCTGTCACATCGACCTCACCGACCCGGCGCCGGAGACGCTCGCGTTCTTCGAGTCCGACCTCGAACGGGTCGACCGCGTGGTCGTGAGCCGGCAGGAGTACGCCCGGCCCCTCGACACAGAGGCGACCGTCATCCACCCCGCTATCGACCCGCTGGCGCCGAAGAACCGCCCGCTCGCCGACCTCACGGGCGAGGCGGCCGCGGCCGCCGACCTGGACCGCTACCCCGTCGACCCCGACCGACCGTTGCTCGTGCAGGTGTCGCGCTTCGACCCGTGGAAGGACCCGCTCGGGGTCGTGGAGGCCTACCGACTCGTGGCCGAGGACGTCCCCGACGTGCAACTGGCGTTCGTCGGCGGGATGCCGGACGACGACCCCGAGGGCCAGGAGATATACGACGCGGTCGAGGGCGAGACCGCGGACGACGAGTCGGTCCACCTCCTGACGGACCTCCCCGACGCGGGCGTCAACGCCATGCAGCGCGCCGCGGACGTCGTCCTCCAGAAGTCGCTGCGCGAGGGGTTCGCCCTCACCGTCTCGGAGGCGCTCTGGAAGCGCCGGCCCGTCGTCGGGACGAACGTCGGCGGCATCCCCCTGCAGATCACCGACGGCGAGAACGGCTACCTCGTCGAACCGCGCGACATCGAGGCGACGGCCGAGCGCTGTCGTCGCCTGCTGGAGGACGAGGCGCTGGCCGAGCGCCTCGGCGAGGGGGGACGTGAGACCGTCCAGCGACGGTTCCTGCTCCCGCGACTGCTCGCCGACTACTGCGAACTGTTCGCGGACGTGACGCGGGCGGCGTGA
- a CDS encoding DUF5814 domain-containing protein, producing the protein MAITDKIYLKNHRQIASQLETNIPKGAFKGATLDILFQGEGLANLDDATQDRVLEFATDFLDCDCESNPHCGHPEEKFIAYLLELREGGLGPDAIVDVMGDDYMLYAYPGDVLSFLDDAVRTLEAVEELAEVEGYGSAAGAARDRKRRLS; encoded by the coding sequence GTGGCCATCACGGACAAGATATACCTGAAGAACCACCGGCAGATAGCCTCGCAGCTGGAGACGAACATCCCGAAGGGGGCGTTCAAGGGGGCGACGCTCGACATCCTCTTCCAGGGCGAGGGGCTGGCCAACCTCGACGACGCGACCCAGGACCGGGTCCTCGAATTCGCGACGGACTTCCTCGACTGCGACTGCGAGTCGAACCCCCACTGCGGGCACCCCGAGGAGAAGTTCATCGCCTACCTGCTGGAACTGCGCGAGGGCGGCCTCGGCCCGGACGCCATCGTCGACGTGATGGGTGACGACTACATGCTCTACGCCTACCCCGGCGACGTCCTCTCGTTCCTCGACGACGCCGTGCGGACCCTCGAAGCGGTCGAGGAACTCGCCGAGGTCGAGGGCTACGGGTCGGCGGCGGGCGCCGCGCGCGACCGGAAACGACGACTCTCCTGA
- a CDS encoding LUD domain-containing protein, giving the protein MSERAANGAVSREAKAAKIRELMATEGDAVEQNTRGFNAGRYASVAKLDDYEELKSEARAIKEDAIERLPDLIEELRETVEENGGTLYIADDAEDANDYVREVCAEKEAERVVKSKSMTTEEIEVNDALEADGREVVETDLGEWVLQVADEAPSHIVAPAIHKSRAGIADLFNAHFDPEEPLETAEELTMFAREKLGALVREADVGMTGANFITADTGTLALVTSEGNARKSASVPDTHVAVAGVEKVVPSVEDLAPFVELIGRSGTGQDITSYVSLMTPPTKTPTLDFDDDETPLSERGSDREFHLVLIDNGRLAMREDPQLKETLYCIRCSACSNVCANFQSVGGHAFGGETYSGGIATGWEAGIEGLDVAAEFNDLCTGCSRCVPACPVEIDIPWINTVVRDRINREGEDERFDFLVDGLTPDEEEGGMDRQKRLFGNFETLARLGSATAPLSNWVAKTRPARQVLEQVVGIDARRTLPEFQRETLVEWFAARDSRVEGVEEPTREAVLYPDVYTNHVQVERGKAAVRALERLGVRVHVPDVRSSGRAPLSQGMIATAEEHAHDVYADLAEHLDAGRDVVVVEPSDLAMFAREYEKFLEPASHERLADSSYEVMEYVYGLLHNGADADALSAGAGERIAYHSHCQQRTLGLESYTETVLSDLGFDVVTSDVECCGMAGSFGYKQQYYELSMDVGDRLREQFTTEEARDRRVVASGTSCLEQLDSLLSRPTTHPVELLV; this is encoded by the coding sequence ATGAGTGAGCGCGCCGCCAACGGGGCCGTCTCCCGGGAGGCGAAGGCCGCGAAGATACGCGAACTGATGGCGACGGAGGGCGACGCCGTCGAGCAGAACACCCGCGGATTCAACGCGGGACGGTACGCGTCGGTGGCGAAACTGGACGACTACGAGGAACTGAAGTCGGAGGCCCGCGCCATCAAGGAGGACGCCATCGAGCGCCTGCCGGACCTCATCGAGGAGTTGCGCGAGACCGTCGAGGAGAACGGCGGGACGCTCTACATCGCCGACGACGCCGAGGACGCCAACGACTACGTCAGGGAGGTGTGCGCCGAGAAGGAGGCGGAGCGCGTCGTGAAGTCGAAGTCGATGACGACCGAGGAGATAGAGGTCAACGACGCGCTCGAAGCCGACGGCCGGGAGGTCGTCGAGACGGACCTCGGCGAGTGGGTGTTGCAGGTGGCCGACGAGGCCCCCTCCCACATCGTCGCGCCCGCCATCCACAAGTCGCGGGCGGGCATCGCCGACCTGTTCAACGCCCACTTCGACCCCGAGGAACCCCTCGAGACCGCCGAGGAGTTGACGATGTTCGCCCGCGAGAAACTGGGCGCCCTCGTCCGCGAGGCGGACGTGGGGATGACCGGCGCGAACTTCATCACCGCCGACACGGGCACCCTCGCGCTGGTGACGAGCGAGGGGAACGCGCGAAAGAGCGCCTCGGTCCCCGACACGCACGTCGCCGTCGCGGGCGTCGAGAAGGTCGTTCCGAGCGTCGAGGACCTCGCGCCGTTCGTCGAACTCATCGGCCGCTCGGGGACGGGTCAGGACATCACGAGCTACGTCTCGCTGATGACGCCGCCGACGAAGACGCCGACGCTCGACTTCGACGACGACGAGACGCCACTGTCCGAGCGCGGTTCTGACAGGGAGTTCCACCTCGTGCTCATCGACAACGGCCGGCTGGCGATGCGCGAGGACCCCCAGTTGAAGGAGACGCTCTACTGCATCCGCTGTTCGGCCTGCTCGAACGTCTGTGCGAACTTCCAGAGCGTCGGCGGCCACGCCTTCGGCGGGGAGACGTACTCCGGCGGTATCGCCACCGGCTGGGAGGCCGGCATCGAGGGCCTCGACGTCGCCGCCGAGTTCAACGACCTCTGTACGGGCTGTTCGCGCTGCGTGCCGGCCTGTCCCGTGGAAATCGACATCCCGTGGATAAACACGGTCGTCCGCGACCGCATCAATCGGGAGGGCGAGGACGAGCGCTTCGACTTCCTCGTCGACGGACTGACGCCCGACGAGGAGGAGGGCGGCATGGACCGCCAGAAGCGGCTGTTCGGCAACTTCGAGACGCTGGCGAGGCTCGGGAGCGCCACCGCGCCCCTCTCGAACTGGGTGGCGAAGACCCGCCCGGCCCGGCAGGTGCTGGAGCAGGTCGTCGGCATCGACGCCCGGCGGACGCTCCCCGAGTTCCAGCGCGAGACGCTCGTCGAGTGGTTCGCGGCGCGCGACTCGCGCGTCGAAGGCGTCGAGGAGCCGACCCGCGAGGCGGTGCTCTACCCCGACGTCTACACGAACCACGTGCAGGTCGAGCGGGGGAAGGCCGCCGTCCGGGCGCTCGAACGTCTCGGCGTCCGCGTCCACGTCCCCGACGTGCGCTCCAGCGGGCGCGCACCCCTCTCGCAGGGAATGATAGCGACGGCGGAGGAACACGCCCACGACGTCTACGCCGACCTCGCCGAGCACCTGGACGCGGGCCGCGACGTCGTCGTCGTCGAGCCGAGCGACCTCGCCATGTTCGCCCGCGAGTACGAGAAGTTCCTCGAACCCGCCTCCCACGAGCGTCTCGCCGACAGCAGCTACGAGGTGATGGAGTACGTCTACGGCCTGCTCCACAACGGCGCCGACGCCGACGCCCTGAGCGCGGGGGCCGGCGAGCGCATCGCCTACCACAGCCACTGCCAGCAGCGCACCCTCGGCCTCGAATCGTACACCGAGACGGTGCTGTCGGACCTCGGCTTCGACGTCGTCACCTCCGACGTGGAGTGCTGCGGGATGGCCGGGAGCTTCGGCTACAAACAGCAGTACTACGAGTTGAGCATGGACGTGGGCGACCGCCTGCGAGAGCAGTTCACGACCGAGGAGGCGCGCGACCGACGGGTGGTCGCGAGCGGGACCTCCTGTCTCGAACAGCTGGACTCGCTGCTCTCGCGGCCGACGACTCACCCCGTCGAGTTGCTGGTGTAG
- a CDS encoding LUD domain-containing protein: MWVIDNPGTVGGSMSAEAVRTFEDSLDRLDVEWTHTSREEFAATLSAVVEGPTVGVDLPFEGVSLSDTDVTVDPTAAALEAATTGVTAARMGIADYGSVVLGSTPEGAEAVSLFVDHHVVVVRSEDVVPGMREAFTEFGPWLREGGDTAIIATGPSATADMGELVKGAHGPKTVRVVILDE, translated from the coding sequence ATGTGGGTGATTGATAATCCCGGGACCGTAGGTGGAAGTATGAGTGCAGAGGCAGTCCGGACGTTCGAGGACTCGCTCGACCGTCTCGACGTCGAGTGGACGCACACGTCGCGCGAGGAGTTCGCCGCGACGCTGTCGGCGGTCGTTGAGGGGCCGACCGTCGGCGTCGACCTGCCCTTCGAGGGGGTCTCGCTTTCGGACACCGACGTGACGGTCGACCCCACGGCCGCGGCGCTGGAGGCCGCGACGACGGGCGTCACCGCCGCGCGGATGGGTATCGCCGACTACGGCAGCGTCGTCCTCGGATCGACGCCGGAGGGGGCCGAGGCGGTGAGTCTCTTCGTCGACCACCACGTCGTCGTCGTCCGGAGCGAGGACGTGGTCCCGGGGATGCGCGAGGCGTTCACCGAGTTCGGTCCGTGGCTCCGCGAGGGGGGTGACACCGCCATCATCGCCACCGGCCCGAGCGCCACGGCCGACATGGGTGAACTGGTGAAGGGCGCCCACGGCCCGAAGACGGTCCGGGTGGTGATTCTCGATGAGTGA
- a CDS encoding FAD-binding and (Fe-S)-binding domain-containing protein, with product MATDPGTSPDPAADVRSDYDYVNDDVTRPGLVSDLEARVAGDVRFDDYSRQLYATDASAYRALPVGVVCPTSTADVASVVAYCALREIPVLPRGGGTSLAGQTVNEAVVLDFTRYMDDVLDVDPEGRTATAQVGTYLGSLNEHLAPHDLKFAPDPAWGDKSALGGAIGNNSTGAHSLVYGKTDYYIEEVEAVLADGTVTRFGEVSVEELREKADPSSEAWGPDGPESDLLPRIYEQATRVLDEEAEEVRERYPDLKRNVSGYNLDMLVDEAAGERRLPDDSGVDPESEPGRVNLARLLAGSEGTLAVVTEATVALEPIPETKSVALLTYDSVIEAMEDVAPILEHGPAAVEVMDDVLLDLARETAEFRDVVGLLPEGTDSVLLVEFYAEGDADGKQKVADLIADRVPDGVSEVDPSEGAASVTDDPHTARQALEAHDAETRSKFWKMRKSGLPILLSRTSDAKHIAYIEDTAIPAENLPAYVADFQAVLEAHDTFASYYAHAGPGVLHIRPLINTKTAEGVETFEAIADEVTDLVVKYGGSVSGEHGDGRARTQWNRKLYGDRLWHVFRDLKSAFDPDWLLNPGNVCGDFDMSRNLRFDPEYDFEAGFDPALEWANENGFQGMVELCHGCAGCRGEQSTTGGVMCPTFRAAEEEIQSTRGRANMLRSAMSGELDPEEAFTDEFVDEVLDLCIGCKGCAKDCPSEVDMAKMKAEVTYEYKQRNGASVRDRVFADIDRLSALGSAFAPVSNWASKVPGARVAMEKVLGIARERSLPEFHRETFVDWFEARGGTTVRRKEADRTVLLFPDTYTNHNHPEAGKAAVRVLEAAGVYVRIPEGTTGSGRPPYSKGFLGKSREQAQQNVAALAPEIRDGWEVVVVEPSDAVMFQSDYLDLLSGSDVETVADHTYGVMEYLDTYRLDEVLDFGAVGESLTYHGHCHQKATLKDHHAVGVLRRAGYDVDPLDSTCCGMAGSFGYEAEHYSMSKAIGSILYDQVDASPGDAVTAPGASCRSQLGDHAGEEPPHPVEKLAAALA from the coding sequence ATGGCGACCGACCCGGGGACGTCACCGGACCCCGCAGCCGACGTACGGAGCGACTACGACTACGTCAACGACGACGTCACCCGGCCCGGCCTCGTCTCGGACCTCGAGGCGCGCGTCGCCGGCGACGTTCGGTTCGACGACTACTCCAGACAGCTGTACGCGACGGACGCGAGCGCCTACCGCGCGCTCCCCGTCGGCGTCGTCTGCCCGACGTCGACGGCCGACGTCGCGAGCGTCGTGGCGTACTGCGCGCTCCGCGAGATACCCGTCCTCCCGCGCGGCGGCGGGACGAGCCTCGCGGGGCAGACGGTCAACGAGGCCGTCGTCCTCGACTTCACCCGGTACATGGACGACGTCCTCGACGTCGACCCCGAGGGACGGACCGCCACCGCGCAGGTCGGCACCTACCTCGGGAGCCTCAACGAGCACCTCGCGCCCCACGACCTGAAGTTCGCGCCCGACCCCGCCTGGGGCGACAAGAGCGCCCTCGGCGGCGCCATCGGCAACAACTCGACGGGCGCGCACTCGCTCGTGTACGGCAAGACCGACTACTACATCGAAGAGGTCGAGGCCGTCCTCGCCGACGGCACCGTCACGCGCTTCGGCGAGGTGTCGGTCGAGGAACTGCGCGAGAAGGCCGACCCCTCCTCGGAGGCGTGGGGTCCCGACGGTCCCGAGAGCGACCTCCTGCCGCGCATCTACGAGCAGGCGACCCGGGTCCTCGACGAGGAGGCAGAGGAGGTGCGCGAGCGCTACCCCGACCTGAAGCGCAACGTCTCCGGGTACAACCTCGACATGCTCGTCGACGAGGCGGCGGGCGAACGCCGTCTGCCCGACGACTCGGGCGTCGACCCCGAGAGCGAACCGGGCCGGGTGAACCTCGCGCGCCTGCTCGCGGGCAGCGAGGGGACCCTCGCCGTCGTCACCGAGGCGACCGTCGCGCTCGAACCCATCCCGGAGACGAAGTCGGTCGCCCTGCTGACCTACGACTCGGTCATCGAGGCGATGGAGGACGTCGCGCCCATCCTCGAACACGGCCCTGCGGCCGTCGAGGTGATGGACGACGTGTTGCTCGACCTCGCGCGCGAGACGGCGGAGTTCCGCGACGTGGTCGGCCTCCTCCCCGAGGGGACCGACTCGGTGCTCCTCGTGGAGTTCTACGCCGAGGGCGACGCGGACGGCAAGCAGAAGGTCGCGGACCTCATCGCCGACCGCGTCCCCGACGGCGTCAGCGAGGTCGACCCGAGCGAGGGGGCGGCGAGCGTCACCGACGACCCGCACACCGCCCGGCAGGCGCTCGAAGCGCACGACGCCGAGACGCGCTCGAAGTTCTGGAAGATGCGCAAGTCGGGGCTCCCCATCCTCCTCTCGCGCACCTCCGACGCGAAGCACATCGCCTACATCGAGGACACCGCCATCCCCGCCGAGAACCTCCCGGCGTACGTCGCCGACTTCCAGGCCGTCCTCGAGGCGCACGACACGTTCGCCTCCTACTACGCTCACGCCGGCCCAGGGGTGCTCCACATCCGCCCGCTCATCAACACGAAGACCGCCGAGGGCGTCGAGACGTTCGAGGCCATCGCCGACGAGGTGACCGACCTCGTCGTGAAGTACGGCGGGTCGGTCTCGGGCGAACACGGCGACGGGCGCGCCCGGACCCAGTGGAACCGCAAACTGTACGGCGACCGCCTCTGGCACGTCTTCCGTGACCTGAAGTCGGCGTTCGACCCCGACTGGCTGCTCAACCCCGGCAACGTCTGTGGCGACTTCGACATGAGCCGGAACCTCCGGTTCGACCCCGAGTACGACTTCGAGGCGGGCTTCGACCCGGCGCTCGAGTGGGCCAACGAGAACGGCTTCCAGGGCATGGTCGAACTCTGTCACGGCTGCGCTGGCTGTCGCGGCGAGCAGTCCACCACCGGCGGGGTGATGTGCCCGACGTTCCGCGCCGCCGAAGAGGAGATTCAATCCACGCGCGGGCGAGCGAACATGCTCCGCTCGGCGATGAGCGGCGAACTCGACCCCGAGGAGGCGTTCACCGACGAGTTCGTGGACGAGGTGCTCGACCTCTGCATCGGCTGCAAGGGCTGTGCGAAGGACTGCCCGAGTGAGGTCGACATGGCGAAGATGAAAGCCGAGGTCACCTACGAGTACAAGCAGCGCAACGGCGCGAGCGTCCGCGACCGGGTGTTCGCCGACATCGACCGCCTCTCGGCGCTCGGCAGCGCCTTCGCGCCCGTCTCGAACTGGGCGAGCAAGGTGCCCGGCGCGCGCGTCGCCATGGAGAAGGTGCTCGGCATCGCCCGCGAGCGCTCGCTCCCCGAGTTCCACCGCGAGACGTTCGTCGACTGGTTCGAGGCCCGCGGCGGGACGACGGTCCGACGGAAGGAAGCGGACCGGACGGTCCTGCTGTTCCCCGACACGTACACGAACCACAACCACCCCGAGGCGGGGAAGGCGGCTGTCAGGGTACTGGAGGCGGCGGGTGTCTACGTCCGCATCCCCGAGGGGACGACCGGCAGCGGGCGACCACCCTACTCGAAGGGCTTCCTCGGGAAGTCCCGCGAGCAGGCCCAGCAGAACGTCGCGGCGCTCGCGCCCGAAATCCGCGACGGCTGGGAGGTCGTCGTGGTCGAACCGTCCGACGCCGTCATGTTCCAGTCGGACTACCTCGACCTCCTCTCGGGGAGCGACGTCGAGACGGTCGCCGACCACACCTACGGCGTCATGGAGTACCTCGACACCTACCGCCTCGACGAGGTGCTCGACTTCGGTGCGGTGGGCGAGTCGCTCACCTATCACGGTCACTGCCACCAGAAGGCCACGCTGAAGGACCACCACGCGGTGGGCGTCCTGCGCCGTGCCGGGTACGACGTCGACCCGCTCGACTCGACGTGCTGTGGCATGGCGGGGAGTTTCGGCTACGAGGCCGAACACTACTCGATGAGCAAGGCCATCGGGAGCATCCTCTACGACCAGGTGGACGCGAGTCCGGGTGACGCGGTCACCGCACCGGGCGCGTCCTGCCGGTCGCAACTCGGCGACCACGCGGGCGAGGAACCGCCCCACCCCGTCGAGAAACTCGCCGCCGCGCTGGCCTGA
- a CDS encoding CDP-glycerol glycerophosphotransferase family protein: MPTDAAAVRAALDRLLTLALYALSFLVPRDERLWAFGCSGGTRFAENSKYLFLHLANGDSDVRPVWMTRRDDLLADLRAAGYEAYHRDSLRGRLTTLRAGHVFFTHSLNDVGMEAALGSEPVNLWHGVPLKRISLDDSYYRHRMGLANLIRTLLIYRTYRYVVVTSAALRSRFATAFNVDEERILPLGYPRNDALFGPVEGETIGFDADALADVEALAADRDVVLYAPTWRESGRGVVEHLDLARLDEWAREHDATVLLKLHPNAAVEVGEEYEHVVHLPAELDVHPAMRHADVLVTDYSSLYFDFLLLDRPLVFFPFDLERYLAEDRELYFDYDDTTPGPKATDTESLCAELTEALEDDGYAEERARVRERFFDHVDGESSRRVSERLLADVEAKEAAE; the protein is encoded by the coding sequence ATGCCGACTGACGCGGCCGCCGTCCGGGCCGCCCTCGACCGACTGCTCACGCTCGCCCTCTACGCCCTCTCGTTTCTCGTCCCGCGAGACGAGCGGCTGTGGGCCTTCGGCTGCAGCGGCGGGACCCGCTTCGCGGAGAACTCGAAGTACCTCTTCCTCCACCTCGCCAACGGCGATAGCGACGTCCGCCCGGTGTGGATGACCCGGCGGGACGACCTGCTCGCGGACCTCCGCGCGGCGGGCTACGAGGCGTACCACCGCGACAGCCTCCGGGGCCGGCTGACGACGCTCCGAGCCGGGCACGTCTTCTTCACCCACTCGCTCAACGACGTGGGGATGGAGGCCGCCCTCGGCTCCGAACCGGTCAACCTCTGGCACGGCGTCCCGCTGAAGCGCATCTCGCTCGACGACTCCTACTACCGCCACCGGATGGGCCTCGCGAACCTGATTCGCACGCTCCTCATCTACCGCACCTACCGGTACGTCGTCGTCACGAGCGCGGCGCTCCGCTCGCGGTTCGCCACGGCGTTCAACGTCGACGAGGAGCGTATCCTCCCCCTCGGCTACCCCCGCAACGACGCGCTGTTCGGGCCGGTCGAGGGCGAGACCATCGGGTTCGACGCCGACGCGCTCGCCGACGTCGAGGCGCTCGCCGCCGACCGCGACGTCGTCCTCTACGCCCCGACCTGGCGCGAGAGCGGCCGGGGCGTCGTGGAGCACCTCGACCTCGCACGGCTGGACGAGTGGGCGCGCGAGCACGACGCCACCGTCCTGCTCAAGCTCCACCCGAACGCGGCCGTCGAGGTGGGCGAGGAGTACGAGCACGTCGTCCACCTCCCCGCCGAACTCGACGTCCACCCCGCGATGCGTCACGCGGACGTCCTCGTCACCGACTACTCCTCGCTGTACTTCGACTTCCTCCTGCTCGACCGCCCGCTCGTGTTCTTCCCGTTCGACCTGGAACGGTACCTCGCGGAGGACCGCGAACTGTACTTCGACTACGACGACACCACCCCCGGCCCCAAGGCGACCGACACGGAGTCGTTGTGCGCCGAACTCACCGAAGCACTGGAGGACGACGGGTACGCCGAGGAGCGCGCACGGGTCCGCGAACGGTTCTTCGACCACGTCGACGGGGAATCCTCGCGGCGCGTCTCCGAGCGACTCCTCGCGGACGTGGAAGCGAAGGAAGCGGCTGAGTAG
- a CDS encoding phosphocholine cytidylyltransferase family protein, with amino-acid sequence MNERDHAVVLAAGRGRRLRPLTDDTPKTLLEVGRLPILGHILRALDADGYRTVTMVTGYRDEEIRAYCEETADVDLAFEYVHNEDFDTTNNIYSLWLARDHLRDGFTLVNSDTVFPSSFLRSLSTADGSRLVVDCEKDLGDEEMCVAIEDGRITAIGKDLADPDGEYIGVCKFTADCADRLVDHLDAFIDDGRVDEWYEAVFAHLFDEREVGYVEASNPWIEIDDADDLETARDRWEAMTNAGTYAD; translated from the coding sequence GTGAACGAGCGCGACCATGCCGTCGTCCTCGCCGCGGGCCGCGGGCGACGACTGCGGCCCCTGACCGACGACACGCCGAAGACCCTGCTCGAGGTCGGGCGCCTGCCCATCCTCGGGCACATCCTCCGCGCCCTCGACGCGGACGGCTACCGGACGGTGACGATGGTCACCGGCTACCGGGACGAGGAGATACGGGCCTACTGCGAGGAGACGGCGGACGTCGACCTGGCGTTCGAGTACGTCCACAACGAGGACTTCGACACCACGAACAACATCTACTCGCTGTGGCTCGCGCGCGACCACCTCCGCGACGGCTTCACCCTCGTCAACTCCGACACGGTGTTCCCGTCGTCGTTCCTTCGGTCGCTCTCGACGGCCGACGGTTCGCGCCTCGTCGTCGACTGCGAGAAGGACCTGGGCGACGAGGAGATGTGCGTCGCCATCGAGGACGGCCGAATCACGGCCATCGGCAAGGACCTCGCGGACCCCGACGGGGAGTACATCGGGGTCTGCAAGTTCACGGCCGACTGCGCCGACCGCCTCGTCGACCACCTCGACGCGTTCATCGACGACGGCCGCGTCGACGAGTGGTACGAGGCCGTCTTCGCCCACCTGTTCGACGAACGGGAGGTGGGCTACGTGGAGGCGTCGAACCCGTGGATAGAGATCGACGACGCGGACGACCTGGAGACCGCCCGCGACCGATGGGAGGCGATGACGAACGCCGGGACGTATGCCGACTGA
- a CDS encoding competence/damage-inducible protein A — protein MEAALLTIGDELLAGDIENTNATWLARQLAARGVALERITTVPDDVDVVASHVRRYSERFDVVLCTGGLGGTPDDMTMESVAAAFDRDLVVDEAAREDIERTVAAIADEYPNIDVNVERHASLPEGARPLLNGEGLSPGCVVENVYVFPGIPREMKAMFADVVEAFGGDLQSRTLLTPLPEAEVTPTLEAARDDLPEVVLGSYPSRRGVPNRVKITGERAADLDRAEAWLRERIEVHDEEEAEREA, from the coding sequence ATGGAGGCGGCCCTGCTCACTATCGGTGACGAGTTGCTCGCGGGGGACATCGAGAACACGAACGCCACGTGGCTCGCCCGCCAGCTCGCGGCGCGCGGCGTGGCGCTCGAACGCATCACGACGGTCCCCGACGACGTCGACGTCGTCGCGTCGCACGTCCGACGGTACAGCGAGCGGTTCGACGTCGTGCTCTGTACGGGCGGCCTCGGCGGCACGCCCGACGACATGACGATGGAGTCGGTGGCCGCGGCGTTCGACCGCGACCTGGTCGTCGACGAGGCGGCCCGCGAGGATATCGAACGGACCGTCGCGGCCATCGCCGACGAGTACCCGAACATCGACGTGAACGTCGAGCGCCACGCCTCGCTCCCCGAGGGCGCGCGCCCGCTGCTGAACGGCGAGGGACTCTCGCCGGGGTGCGTCGTCGAGAACGTCTACGTCTTCCCCGGCATCCCCCGCGAGATGAAGGCGATGTTCGCCGACGTCGTCGAGGCGTTCGGCGGCGACCTGCAGTCGCGCACCCTCTTGACGCCGCTCCCCGAGGCCGAGGTGACGCCGACGCTCGAAGCCGCCCGCGACGACCTCCCGGAGGTGGTCCTCGGGTCGTACCCGAGCAGACGGGGCGTCCCGAACCGCGTCAAGATAACCGGCGAGCGGGCCGCGGACCTCGACCGGGCGGAGGCGTGGCTCCGCGAACGAATCGAGGTACACGACGAGGAGGAGGCAGAGCGCGAGGCCTGA